The Etheostoma spectabile isolate EspeVRDwgs_2016 chromosome 1, UIUC_Espe_1.0, whole genome shotgun sequence genome has a segment encoding these proteins:
- the sinhcafl gene encoding SIN3-HDAC complex associated factor, like isoform X1 — protein sequence MFGFHKSKIYRSNDGCCICKTKSSSSRFTDSSRYEETFELCFGLSEDRVGDICNACVLLVKRWKKLPNGSKKNWNHVVDARAGPGFKMTKPKKTKNSDGKKKSKLKKLHLLKRQTDSDAHSTTSSVSPAQSPSYSNLSDDGSDIESKQRRPTPSIFSFLDRLYWKRQKVCCGIVYKGRFGEVIIDPRLFKPCCSSKKLASTQVAAHLPDTLPPQLPEDMKETW from the exons ATGTTTGGCTTTCACAAGTCAAAGATCTACCGGAGTAACGACGGCTGTTGCATCTGCAAGACCAAGTCATCCAGTTCACGCTTCACAGACAGCAGTCGATATGAAGAGACATTCGAGCTCTGTTTTGG GCTGTCAGAAGATCGTGTTGGAGACATTTGCAATGCCTGTGTGTTACTGGTGAAGAGGTGGAAGAAGCTACCTAATGGCTCCAAGAAGAACTGGAACCAC GTGGTGGATGCCAGAGCTGGTCCCGGCTTCAAGATGACAAAGCCCAAGAAGACCAAGAACAGTGAtggaaagaagaaaagcaaGCTTAAGAAGCTTCACCTGTTAAAGAGACAAA caGACTCTGATGCCCACAGCACGACCTCCAGTGTGTCTCCTGCACAGTCCCCCAGTTACAGCAACCTGTCAGATGATGGCTCAGACATCGAGTCCAAACAAAGACGCCCGACTCCCTCTATCTTCTCTTTCCTGGACCGTTTGTACTGGAAAAG GCAAAAGGTGTGCTGTGGGATTGTCTATAAGGGGCGGTTTGGAGAGGTGATTATTGATCCTCGACTCTTCAAGCCCTGCTGCAGTTCCAAAAAACTGGCGTCCACACAAGTGGCCGCACACCTTCCAGACACACTTCCTCCACAACTcccagaagacatgaaagaaacCTGGTGA
- the sinhcafl gene encoding SIN3-HDAC complex associated factor, like isoform X2, which produces MFGFHKSKIYRSNDGCCICKTKSSSSRFTDSSRYEETFELCFGLSEDRVGDICNACVLLVKRWKKLPNGSKKNWNHVVDARAGPGFKMTKPKKTKNSDGKKKSKLKKLHLLKRQNSDAHSTTSSVSPAQSPSYSNLSDDGSDIESKQRRPTPSIFSFLDRLYWKRQKVCCGIVYKGRFGEVIIDPRLFKPCCSSKKLASTQVAAHLPDTLPPQLPEDMKETW; this is translated from the exons ATGTTTGGCTTTCACAAGTCAAAGATCTACCGGAGTAACGACGGCTGTTGCATCTGCAAGACCAAGTCATCCAGTTCACGCTTCACAGACAGCAGTCGATATGAAGAGACATTCGAGCTCTGTTTTGG GCTGTCAGAAGATCGTGTTGGAGACATTTGCAATGCCTGTGTGTTACTGGTGAAGAGGTGGAAGAAGCTACCTAATGGCTCCAAGAAGAACTGGAACCAC GTGGTGGATGCCAGAGCTGGTCCCGGCTTCAAGATGACAAAGCCCAAGAAGACCAAGAACAGTGAtggaaagaagaaaagcaaGCTTAAGAAGCTTCACCTGTTAAAGAGACAAA ACTCTGATGCCCACAGCACGACCTCCAGTGTGTCTCCTGCACAGTCCCCCAGTTACAGCAACCTGTCAGATGATGGCTCAGACATCGAGTCCAAACAAAGACGCCCGACTCCCTCTATCTTCTCTTTCCTGGACCGTTTGTACTGGAAAAG GCAAAAGGTGTGCTGTGGGATTGTCTATAAGGGGCGGTTTGGAGAGGTGATTATTGATCCTCGACTCTTCAAGCCCTGCTGCAGTTCCAAAAAACTGGCGTCCACACAAGTGGCCGCACACCTTCCAGACACACTTCCTCCACAACTcccagaagacatgaaagaaacCTGGTGA